A genomic segment from Geitlerinema sp. PCC 7407 encodes:
- a CDS encoding TldD/PmbA family protein — MPPTLLLSRELPTLQYDATPNRFDSSWEAPLSTLLGLGRAAGADFVEFFLERVNYISALAEDELITSISPRLSTGAGVRIFRGKADCYVSTNNLSFDGLKTALEKGLSILGLHLPGPNAYIPEINLEPLRDYAVLRSKDVWLPECSPISEMGDVLLAANASLGQKATHAQSRRTAYFRDWQEVLVAASDGTFAHDIRLTQSVGCSLLCADGAHRSSISKRDGSTDDPAFLRTWNYGANAEEVAESAGKMLYADYVESGTYPIIMANQFGGVIFHEACGHLLETTQIERKTTPFADKKGEKIAHESLTAWDEGRSPNAFGTIDMDDEGMPAQRTLLIENGILKNFLSDRAGSWRTGHPRTGSGRRQGFAYAAASRMRNTYIAPGDHSLDDLFASVDKGIYCKKMGGGSVGATGQFNFGVDEAYLIENGQITKPLKGATLIGEAKEIMNKISMCSQDLGLAAGFCGSISGSIYVTVGQPHIKVDSITVGGR, encoded by the coding sequence ATGCCGCCGACTCTTCTGCTCTCTCGCGAACTGCCTACCCTCCAGTACGACGCCACCCCCAATCGCTTCGATAGCAGCTGGGAGGCTCCCCTCTCCACCCTGCTCGGCCTGGGCCGCGCGGCAGGCGCAGACTTCGTGGAGTTCTTCTTGGAGCGCGTCAACTACATCAGCGCCCTGGCCGAAGACGAGCTGATCACCAGCATCTCGCCGCGTCTGTCCACCGGGGCCGGAGTCCGCATTTTCCGGGGCAAAGCCGACTGCTACGTCAGCACCAACAACCTCTCCTTCGACGGCCTCAAAACCGCCCTCGAGAAGGGCCTTTCGATCTTGGGCCTGCACCTGCCCGGCCCCAACGCCTACATTCCCGAGATCAATCTTGAGCCGCTGCGAGACTACGCCGTCCTGCGCAGCAAAGACGTCTGGCTGCCCGAGTGCAGCCCCATCAGCGAGATGGGCGATGTACTCCTAGCGGCCAATGCCAGCCTGGGCCAGAAAGCGACCCATGCCCAGTCTCGCCGCACCGCCTACTTCCGGGATTGGCAAGAGGTGCTCGTCGCGGCCAGTGACGGCACCTTCGCCCACGACATCCGCCTGACCCAGTCCGTCGGCTGTAGCCTCCTGTGCGCCGACGGTGCCCACCGCTCCTCCATCAGCAAGCGCGACGGCAGCACTGATGATCCGGCCTTCCTACGCACCTGGAACTACGGCGCCAACGCCGAGGAAGTCGCCGAGTCCGCGGGCAAAATGCTCTACGCCGACTACGTGGAATCCGGCACCTACCCGATCATCATGGCCAATCAGTTTGGCGGCGTGATTTTTCATGAGGCCTGCGGTCACCTACTGGAGACGACGCAAATTGAGCGCAAGACCACGCCCTTTGCTGACAAGAAAGGGGAGAAAATCGCCCACGAAAGCCTGACCGCCTGGGATGAAGGGCGATCGCCCAATGCCTTTGGCACCATCGACATGGACGATGAGGGCATGCCCGCCCAGCGCACCCTGCTGATCGAAAACGGCATTCTCAAGAACTTCCTGTCGGACCGCGCTGGCTCCTGGCGCACCGGCCATCCCCGGACCGGCAGCGGTCGTCGCCAGGGCTTCGCCTATGCGGCGGCGTCCCGGATGCGCAACACCTACATTGCGCCCGGTGACCACAGCCTGGATGACCTCTTTGCCTCCGTCGACAAAGGCATTTACTGCAAGAAGATGGGCGGCGGCAGCGTCGGCGCGACGGGCCAGTTCAACTTCGGCGTGGATGAGGCCTACCTGATCGAAAACGGCCAGATCACCAAGCCCCTCAAGGGCGCCACCCTGATCGGCGAAGCCAAGGAAATCATGAACAAAATTTCTATGTGCTCGCAAGATCTGGGTCTGGCGGCGGGCTTCTGCGGCTCCATCAGCGGCAGCATCTATGTCACCGTGGGTCAGCCCCATATCAAGGTTGATTCCATCACGGTGGGCGGTCGATAG
- the nei gene encoding endonuclease VIII, with protein sequence MPEGPEIRRAADQVERAIARQPLTEIFFAFEHLKPYETKLVTQEIRGVETKGKGMLICFAQGLNIYSHNQLYGQWMVRRAQDYPPTNRQLRLAIHTAQKSALLYSASDIEVLADAELATHSFWGRVGPDVLNPETTPEQVRDRLLAPEFRRRRLTTLLLDQHFLAGLGNYLRSEVLFVARVHPARRPLDCTPDQMARLAEGAIALPRQSYETGGITNDLTLAQSLKAAGQPRRLYRHWVFGRDGQPCFVCETPIEKIDAGGRRCYYCPQCQSA encoded by the coding sequence ATGCCAGAAGGTCCTGAAATTCGGCGCGCCGCAGACCAAGTCGAGCGAGCGATCGCCCGCCAGCCCCTGACAGAGATTTTCTTCGCCTTCGAGCACCTGAAGCCCTACGAAACCAAGCTCGTCACCCAAGAGATTCGCGGAGTCGAGACCAAGGGCAAAGGGATGCTGATCTGCTTCGCCCAGGGCCTGAATATTTACAGTCACAACCAGCTCTACGGTCAGTGGATGGTGCGGCGCGCCCAGGACTACCCCCCGACCAACCGGCAGCTTCGCCTCGCGATTCACACAGCCCAGAAGTCAGCCCTCCTCTACAGCGCGTCGGACATCGAGGTGCTGGCCGACGCCGAGCTGGCGACCCATTCGTTTTGGGGGCGGGTGGGGCCGGATGTGCTGAATCCTGAGACCACGCCCGAGCAGGTGCGCGATCGCCTGTTGGCTCCAGAGTTTCGGCGGCGGCGTCTGACCACCCTGCTGCTGGATCAGCATTTTTTGGCGGGCCTCGGCAACTATCTGCGCAGCGAGGTGCTGTTTGTGGCGCGGGTCCATCCAGCGCGGCGGCCCCTCGACTGCACCCCGGACCAGATGGCGCGCCTCGCCGAGGGGGCGATCGCCCTGCCGCGCCAGTCCTACGAAACCGGCGGCATCACCAACGACCTCACCCTCGCACAATCTCTCAAGGCAGCCGGCCAGCCCCGCCGACTCTATCGTCACTGGGTCTTTGGCCGCGACGGTCAGCCCTGCTTTGTCTGCGAGACACCGATCGAGAAAATCGACGCGGGCGGGCGACGCTGCTACTATTGCCCCCAATGCCAAAGCGCCTAG
- a CDS encoding HAD family phosphatase produces MAALLFDLDGTLTHTDPVHFRAWQELLRDHGLEIDEHFYQTRISGRLNPVIMQDLFPHYDEATSTAFADRKEVYFRELVETLQPMAGLHDVLGWLSDRALKTAVVTNAPRENAEFMLRGLGLQETFGLVVLAAEMPQGKPHPAPYRHALAQLGEEPAGAIAFEDSPSGIRSAVGAEIFTVGIASTHDPDHLYEVGAHLVVQDFTDPRLAEVLERLYQDKALTLPSRETAIARS; encoded by the coding sequence ATGGCGGCACTTCTTTTTGACCTGGACGGCACGCTGACCCATACCGATCCCGTGCACTTTCGGGCGTGGCAGGAGCTGCTGCGGGACCATGGCCTCGAGATCGACGAGCACTTCTACCAAACGCGGATCAGCGGCCGCCTCAATCCGGTGATCATGCAGGACCTGTTTCCCCACTACGATGAGGCGACCAGCACGGCCTTTGCCGATCGCAAGGAGGTCTATTTTCGGGAGCTGGTGGAGACGCTGCAGCCCATGGCGGGGCTGCACGATGTGCTGGGCTGGCTGAGCGATCGCGCCCTGAAAACGGCGGTGGTCACCAATGCCCCGCGAGAAAACGCTGAATTTATGCTGCGGGGGCTGGGCCTCCAGGAAACCTTTGGGCTGGTGGTGCTGGCGGCGGAGATGCCCCAGGGCAAGCCCCACCCGGCCCCCTACCGCCACGCCCTGGCCCAGCTCGGGGAGGAGCCTGCGGGGGCGATCGCCTTTGAGGATTCGCCGTCGGGGATTCGCTCGGCGGTGGGCGCCGAGATCTTTACCGTGGGCATCGCCTCGACCCACGACCCCGATCATCTCTACGAGGTGGGGGCGCATCTGGTGGTACAGGACTTCACCGATCCGCGCCTAGCCGAGGTGCTGGAGCGGCTCTATCAGGACAAAGCTTTGACGCTGCCTTCGAGGGAGACGGCGATCGCCCGCAGCTGA
- a CDS encoding pentapeptide repeat-containing protein: protein MNTQPRFTAQAVQQHLARLASVFLQRYAAGDRTFSKAVFNNGRLQVVAPNLSYVNFSHQTLSRISLAGGILEHACLQACDLSYSDLSKVNLRSANLQQANLSYVNLSGADLTGANLAGADLANANLQGAKVSVAALQSAVLFETVLPDGRVSG from the coding sequence ATGAACACCCAACCTCGCTTCACTGCTCAAGCGGTACAGCAGCACTTGGCCCGCCTCGCCAGTGTCTTTCTCCAGCGCTACGCAGCGGGCGATCGCACCTTCAGCAAAGCCGTCTTTAACAACGGTCGACTACAGGTGGTTGCCCCCAACCTGAGCTACGTCAATTTCAGCCATCAGACCCTGTCGCGCATCTCTCTGGCGGGTGGCATCTTGGAGCACGCCTGTCTGCAAGCCTGCGACCTCAGCTACTCCGATCTGAGCAAAGTGAACCTGCGATCGGCCAATCTCCAGCAGGCCAACCTGAGCTATGTCAACCTCAGCGGGGCTGACCTGACCGGGGCCAATTTGGCGGGCGCTGATCTGGCAAACGCCAACCTCCAGGGAGCCAAGGTGTCCGTGGCGGCGCTCCAGAGCGCTGTGCTTTTTGAGACAGTGCTGCCGGATGGGCGGGTCTCGGGCTGA
- a CDS encoding class I SAM-dependent methyltransferase, giving the protein MDGQLLHAMLPQLNHDELARQQFVHSLKQYVAAHVSPGNRAIYEQRLKPQFEQEHQRSPETRHEVRQLMEQEPFYRMWGALRRTTQEMMWESVNLSVERQLPELMARSQQLQAQAVGSLRIDPAFQVPAYHTAVDIHCMPGGYHSEDRADDIAAGVTYDRGVYLYAMGRLGPLNDGMGQAVVQNHLKVQHPDLQPAKILDLGCSVGHSTLPYVDAYPEAEVYAIDVGAPVLRYAHVRAEALGKRVHFSQQNAEHTDFADESFDLVVSHILLHEAPPKAIANILRECHRLLKPGGWMVHAEAPLYQAMDPFSAFMFDWETRHNNEPWWSAMRQLDLVALTVEAGFAVERVAQTAAPMAVDPEQAQKGGFASRGSWYLLVAQK; this is encoded by the coding sequence ATGGATGGTCAGTTGCTTCACGCGATGTTGCCGCAGCTAAACCATGATGAACTGGCGCGACAGCAGTTTGTCCACAGCCTCAAACAGTATGTGGCAGCTCACGTTTCTCCAGGCAATCGCGCCATTTATGAGCAGCGCCTCAAGCCACAGTTTGAGCAGGAGCACCAGCGATCGCCCGAAACGCGCCACGAAGTGCGACAGCTGATGGAGCAAGAGCCCTTTTACCGGATGTGGGGCGCTCTGCGGCGGACCACCCAGGAGATGATGTGGGAGTCCGTCAACCTCAGCGTCGAGCGGCAGCTGCCCGAACTCATGGCGCGATCGCAGCAGCTCCAGGCCCAGGCCGTCGGGTCTTTGCGGATTGACCCAGCCTTTCAGGTTCCGGCTTATCACACGGCGGTGGATATCCATTGCATGCCGGGGGGCTACCACAGCGAAGACCGGGCAGACGACATCGCGGCGGGCGTCACCTACGATCGCGGCGTCTATCTCTATGCCATGGGGCGTCTTGGCCCGCTCAACGACGGTATGGGACAAGCCGTGGTGCAAAACCATCTCAAGGTTCAGCATCCCGATCTGCAACCCGCCAAGATTCTTGACCTGGGCTGCTCTGTGGGCCATAGCACCCTGCCTTACGTGGACGCCTACCCCGAAGCTGAAGTGTACGCCATTGACGTGGGAGCGCCGGTGTTGCGCTATGCCCACGTGCGGGCCGAGGCCCTCGGGAAACGGGTGCATTTCTCCCAGCAAAACGCTGAGCACACCGACTTTGCGGACGAATCCTTTGATTTAGTGGTCTCCCACATTTTGCTGCATGAGGCTCCGCCCAAGGCGATCGCCAACATCTTGCGAGAGTGCCACCGCCTGCTGAAGCCGGGGGGCTGGATGGTCCACGCAGAAGCGCCCCTCTACCAAGCCATGGATCCTTTCTCGGCCTTCATGTTTGACTGGGAGACCCGTCACAACAATGAGCCGTGGTGGAGTGCGATGCGGCAACTGGATCTGGTGGCCCTGACGGTCGAGGCTGGATTTGCGGTGGAGCGAGTGGCCCAGACGGCTGCGCCGATGGCGGTCGATCCAGAGCAAGCTCAAAAAGGTGGCTTTGCCAGTCGAGGGAGTTGGTATCTGTTGGTCGCGCAAAAATAG
- a CDS encoding 7-carboxy-7-deazaguanine synthase QueE translates to MTKTEVLTYPVVEMFHSVQGEGHWAGTSAFFVRLAGCDVGCWFCDTKESWNAKRHPQHSVEEIASAAIAARPAIAVITGGEPLLHDLGPLTQALRSRGLRVQLETSGAHPFSGHLDWVTLSPKPFKAPHPSVYCHVNELKVVITQAQDFAWAEEQAAQVPASALRLLQPEWSTPESQQLIFDYVLQHPQWRVSLQTHKFLGVR, encoded by the coding sequence ATGACTAAGACCGAGGTCCTCACCTACCCTGTGGTAGAGATGTTCCACTCGGTGCAGGGAGAAGGCCACTGGGCCGGTACCAGCGCATTCTTTGTGCGGCTGGCGGGATGCGATGTGGGCTGCTGGTTTTGTGATACCAAGGAGTCCTGGAACGCCAAGCGCCACCCCCAGCACTCCGTGGAAGAAATTGCGTCAGCGGCGATCGCGGCTCGACCGGCGATCGCGGTGATCACGGGCGGCGAGCCGCTGCTCCACGATCTCGGCCCCCTCACCCAGGCCCTGCGATCGCGCGGTCTGCGGGTCCAGCTCGAAACCTCGGGTGCCCATCCCTTCAGCGGTCACCTAGACTGGGTTACCCTTTCCCCCAAACCCTTCAAGGCTCCGCATCCTAGCGTCTATTGCCACGTCAATGAACTGAAAGTGGTCATTACCCAGGCCCAAGACTTTGCCTGGGCCGAAGAACAGGCAGCTCAGGTGCCCGCCAGCGCGCTGCGGCTGCTGCAGCCGGAGTGGAGCACCCCCGAAAGCCAGCAGCTCATTTTTGACTACGTGCTCCAGCATCCCCAGTGGCGCGTTAGCCTCCAGACCCACAAGTTTTTGGGCGTTCGCTAG
- a CDS encoding class I SAM-dependent methyltransferase, with product MTVGTVKPGPRLTDRLINGVLGIQPLFNLMRQRARTMMMRRAESMGIHWEQEVQTLLSRGGSAAIAPEWEQELAAVTNPAVRYPDYYLKNFHAYDEGNLGWLPAAEEEVAAYAVHSRLWPDAGVEGDARMRRSYHEVLQAQIAEPPRRILDLGCGVGMNAFALQQVYPEAEMTGLDLSPYFLAIARYQAQRRQQSVTWVHAPAEATGLPDQSFDLVSTCLMFHELPQEVSIAIFKEARRLLRPGGHLAIMDMNPQSEVYAKMPPFILTLLKSTEPYLDSYFALDMEQAIEAAGFTRPTRTFNTPRHVTLVAQAI from the coding sequence ATGACTGTGGGAACTGTGAAGCCGGGGCCTCGCCTCACCGATCGGCTCATTAATGGCGTTTTGGGAATTCAGCCGCTGTTTAACCTGATGCGGCAGCGAGCGCGCACCATGATGATGCGGCGGGCGGAGTCCATGGGAATCCACTGGGAACAAGAAGTGCAGACGCTGCTGTCTCGGGGCGGCTCAGCGGCGATCGCCCCGGAATGGGAGCAGGAGCTGGCAGCGGTGACCAACCCCGCAGTCCGCTATCCCGACTATTATCTCAAGAACTTTCACGCCTACGACGAGGGCAATCTGGGCTGGCTACCGGCGGCGGAGGAAGAGGTGGCGGCCTACGCGGTGCACTCGCGCCTGTGGCCCGACGCTGGAGTCGAGGGCGATGCGCGGATGCGCCGCAGCTACCATGAGGTGCTGCAAGCCCAGATCGCGGAGCCGCCCCGACGGATTTTGGACCTGGGGTGTGGGGTGGGCATGAATGCCTTTGCGCTGCAGCAGGTGTATCCCGAGGCTGAGATGACGGGGCTGGATTTGTCGCCCTACTTCTTGGCGATCGCCCGCTACCAGGCCCAGCGCCGCCAGCAGTCGGTCACCTGGGTCCACGCGCCCGCTGAGGCGACGGGACTGCCGGACCAGTCGTTTGATCTGGTATCCACCTGCTTGATGTTCCACGAGCTGCCCCAAGAGGTGTCGATCGCGATTTTCAAAGAAGCTCGGCGACTGCTCCGCCCAGGCGGCCACCTGGCCATCATGGATATGAACCCCCAGTCTGAGGTGTACGCCAAGATGCCGCCCTTCATCTTGACCTTGCTCAAGAGCACGGAGCCCTATCTCGATTCCTATTTCGCCCTAGACATGGAGCAGGCCATCGAAGCGGCGGGCTTCACACGGCCCACGCGCACCTTCAACACACCCCGCCACGTCACCCTGGTGGCCCAGGCGATCTAG
- a CDS encoding lecithin retinol acyltransferase family protein, with the protein MARADHLYVYRHYGFITHHGIDCGDGTVIHYKEGESIVRTTRDFFARGDEILVRVYDRCDPPDVVLKRAFSRLGERDYSVIFNNCEHFATWCKTGQSSSDQINSALSVSFAGGVLGGTLLGGAFAAPAIAALGLYGVHQLTSRAAATRDPQASRALLQEALEQLRTTHQQIEPAYQAAVREAAQWQQVAETALRQGKEEVARAALLRKRTCRLQAEEKREQLNQLRAIAVSLEGSVKALS; encoded by the coding sequence ATGGCACGCGCAGATCACCTTTACGTTTACCGCCACTACGGCTTCATCACCCACCACGGCATCGACTGTGGGGACGGCACCGTCATCCATTACAAAGAGGGCGAATCCATCGTTCGCACCACGCGAGATTTTTTTGCGCGGGGCGATGAGATTTTGGTGCGGGTCTACGATCGCTGCGACCCGCCCGACGTGGTTCTCAAGCGGGCCTTTAGCCGCCTGGGCGAACGAGACTACAGCGTCATTTTCAATAACTGCGAACACTTCGCGACCTGGTGCAAAACGGGCCAGAGCAGCAGCGACCAGATCAACAGTGCCCTGTCGGTGTCCTTTGCGGGGGGCGTGCTGGGAGGAACGCTGCTGGGGGGTGCCTTTGCGGCCCCGGCGATCGCCGCCCTCGGGCTCTACGGCGTCCACCAGCTCACCAGCCGCGCCGCCGCTACCCGCGATCCGCAGGCCAGCCGTGCCCTGCTCCAGGAGGCCCTAGAGCAGCTGCGCACCACCCACCAGCAGATCGAGCCAGCCTACCAGGCAGCCGTGCGGGAGGCCGCCCAGTGGCAGCAGGTCGCCGAAACCGCCCTGCGCCAGGGCAAGGAAGAGGTGGCCCGGGCGGCTCTCCTGCGCAAGCGCACCTGCCGCCTCCAGGCCGAAGAAAAGCGCGAACAGCTCAATCAGCTGCGGGCGATCGCCGTCTCCCTCGAAGGCAGCGTCAAAGCTTTGTCCTGA
- a CDS encoding 6-pyruvoyl tetrahydropterin synthase family protein, which yields MPKWKLVTEFTFDSAHQIRDYDGPCGRLHGHTYRVRIEATSHQLHASQYCPHPVMVADFRTLRWAKRDVTKGGLDHGVLNEVMPPEYETTAEMIAQYIYDRTKKDLPEGIKLKVAVSETPNTWAEYEDDD from the coding sequence ATGCCCAAGTGGAAGCTGGTGACCGAGTTCACCTTCGACAGTGCCCATCAGATCCGTGACTATGACGGCCCCTGCGGTCGTCTGCATGGTCATACCTATCGGGTGCGCATCGAGGCCACCTCGCACCAGCTCCACGCCTCCCAGTACTGCCCCCATCCGGTGATGGTGGCGGACTTTCGGACCCTGCGCTGGGCTAAGCGCGACGTGACCAAGGGCGGCCTAGACCACGGCGTGCTCAATGAGGTGATGCCGCCAGAGTACGAAACCACGGCGGAGATGATCGCCCAGTACATCTACGATCGCACCAAGAAAGATCTGCCCGAAGGCATCAAGCTGAAGGTGGCAGTCTCCGAAACTCCCAACACCTGGGCTGAGTACGAAGACGATGACTAA
- a CDS encoding 1-acyl-sn-glycerol-3-phosphate acyltransferase, with amino-acid sequence MSKTNVKTWFYWVIFPIHRLFLGFYFRAILIEGIEHLPLEGPLILAPKHFSRWDPLLVGLLSVEPLRFMANANQFEGVQGWMIERLGAFPVDLAKPGISSLRCTIELLKEGRKVVLFPEGGIVRSQVLRSLKPGLARLVLQAESLAKFSESVPVVPIALRYEPGAFFRAKVYIQIQPPLYSRQFEGERDRDRADRFTEALERSLREGLTHIGAEKSLQPDSE; translated from the coding sequence TTGAGCAAAACAAACGTCAAAACCTGGTTTTATTGGGTCATTTTTCCCATCCATCGGCTCTTTTTGGGCTTTTATTTCCGAGCTATTTTGATCGAAGGGATCGAGCATCTGCCCCTAGAAGGCCCGTTGATTTTGGCACCGAAGCACTTCAGCCGCTGGGACCCGCTCCTCGTGGGACTGCTGAGCGTGGAGCCGCTGCGCTTCATGGCCAATGCCAATCAGTTTGAGGGGGTGCAGGGCTGGATGATCGAGCGCCTGGGGGCGTTCCCGGTGGATTTGGCGAAGCCGGGCATCTCAAGCCTGCGCTGCACCATCGAACTGCTGAAGGAAGGGCGCAAGGTGGTGCTGTTCCCAGAGGGGGGAATCGTGCGCAGCCAGGTGCTGCGATCGCTCAAGCCGGGTCTCGCGCGCTTGGTATTGCAAGCAGAGTCTTTGGCCAAGTTTTCGGAGTCGGTGCCGGTGGTGCCGATCGCGCTGCGCTACGAGCCGGGGGCCTTTTTCCGGGCAAAGGTCTATATCCAGATCCAGCCGCCCCTCTACAGCCGCCAGTTTGAGGGAGAGCGCGATCGCGATCGGGCCGATCGCTTCACCGAGGCGCTGGAGCGATCGCTGCGAGAGGGCCTGACCCACATTGGCGCGGAGAAAAGTCTCCAGCCCGATAGCGAATAG
- a CDS encoding TldD/PmbA family protein, which yields MLDIQELSKQAQIAAEALGIQKFDVCGSSVDETSVQVDQGEPKQVKASNRSGVIVRVWNDEHQVGVTSTTDVDPEGLKLALKTAQEASFFGIREHAPDFSPEAAVAIEVPAHERVAPAPVDQLIEKLVDAEKRLTEAHPAIAGVPYNGLSQRDVERFYLNSEGAKRHEVGSYASIYLYSKTEEEGKKPRSAGAFRISRGLNALDVEGCLTEAAEKTISHLNYDKIPSGKYRVVFSPEAFLSLLGAFSNLFNAQSILDKQSLSTPESLGKAIASPLLSVYDDALHPANVGGEAFDDEGTPTRRIPLIENGVLANFIHSAGTAKRMQAQPTGHANIGAKVTVSPHFYHVVGAPAETTYSLDEAENVVLIDDVSALHAGVNALQGSFSLPFDGWLVNKGDRVSIESATVAGDFLELLQSILFVEPEAELTPNGVSPRVWVEGLSITGE from the coding sequence GTGTTAGATATTCAAGAGTTGTCCAAACAGGCCCAGATCGCAGCAGAAGCGCTGGGCATCCAGAAGTTCGATGTGTGTGGGTCTTCGGTGGACGAGACCAGTGTGCAGGTCGACCAGGGAGAGCCCAAACAGGTCAAAGCGTCCAATCGCTCGGGCGTGATCGTGCGGGTGTGGAATGACGAGCATCAGGTGGGGGTGACCAGCACCACCGATGTGGATCCAGAAGGGCTCAAGCTGGCGCTGAAAACCGCTCAGGAAGCGAGCTTTTTTGGCATTCGGGAGCACGCGCCGGACTTCAGTCCGGAGGCGGCAGTGGCGATCGAGGTGCCAGCCCACGAGCGGGTCGCGCCCGCCCCGGTCGACCAGCTGATCGAGAAGCTGGTCGACGCCGAGAAGCGCCTGACGGAAGCTCACCCGGCGATCGCCGGGGTTCCCTACAATGGCCTGTCCCAGCGGGACGTGGAGCGCTTCTATCTCAACAGTGAGGGAGCCAAGCGCCACGAGGTGGGGTCCTACGCGTCCATCTATCTCTACAGCAAGACCGAGGAAGAGGGCAAAAAGCCCCGCAGCGCGGGCGCTTTTCGGATCAGCCGGGGCCTGAATGCGCTGGATGTGGAAGGCTGCCTGACGGAGGCCGCCGAAAAAACCATCAGCCACCTCAACTACGACAAGATCCCCTCGGGCAAGTACCGCGTGGTCTTTTCGCCGGAGGCTTTCTTGAGCCTGCTGGGGGCTTTTTCGAATCTGTTCAATGCCCAGAGCATTTTGGATAAGCAAAGCCTCTCGACGCCGGAGTCCCTGGGCAAGGCGATCGCCTCTCCCCTGCTGTCGGTCTATGACGATGCGCTGCACCCGGCCAACGTGGGCGGCGAAGCCTTTGACGATGAGGGGACGCCGACCCGCCGGATCCCCCTGATCGAAAACGGCGTGCTAGCCAACTTCATTCACAGCGCCGGAACCGCCAAGCGGATGCAGGCCCAGCCCACCGGCCACGCCAACATCGGCGCTAAGGTGACCGTGAGTCCGCATTTTTACCATGTGGTGGGGGCACCGGCAGAGACGACCTACAGCCTCGATGAAGCCGAGAATGTGGTGCTGATCGACGATGTGTCGGCCCTCCACGCGGGGGTCAATGCCCTTCAGGGGTCCTTCTCGCTGCCCTTTGATGGCTGGCTGGTCAACAAGGGCGATCGCGTGAGTATCGAGTCGGCCACAGTTGCCGGAGATTTTCTGGAACTGCTACAATCCATTCTCTTTGTGGAGCCAGAGGCCGAACTCACGCCCAATGGGGTGAGCCCGCGCGTGTGGGTTGAGGGTCTCTCGATCACGGGCGAGTAG